From Rubrivirga sp. SAORIC476, a single genomic window includes:
- a CDS encoding T9SS type A sorting domain-containing protein: MRHSIRLLALVLLVAPGVAVAQVELSRVVVGGGATAASGATFGVQGTIGQSVVGEVSGGGGAICQGFWCGGGLPTDGPVSIVIDTPRGVRFLGPPASGLTVDDLAAQNLVRGVPGYYPAASPANLETTYDPVAGAWVPSSGTGEVLALGRAFRWRFYDHANGNPDISQSVPLPFTLTTDLPANTADVVLDLNTGGNRFTFLANPFGTALDLTGIGDWPGGDNLSPNAPVWVYDPVAQTWDDAPASVGPWVAFRVRAKGPPVSGQPRTLTIPASASVSALRAPVAARTEDVTSPGSAVSPAASPRLAFTLDGTAADGRPLADRAFTVVFEEDARAGFDEAEDAEKLQVPADTYAMIGARHAGASGEHAFVGYDVRPFAAAEIPLAVETRGAAADLTLRWDAAALPGGLPVTLVDLVTGAEIDVRSRSEVAFQVAPRPSLDEVPLHEIADIESGADRFVLRIGASAASSADEVREVSLSPVVPNPSAGLVRVAFAVPEAGRVRLAVYDVRGREVAVLADGEVAAGRHETLLDGTALAAGVYVVRLEAGGQRLTRQAVVMR; encoded by the coding sequence ATGCGTCATTCGATCCGTTTGCTCGCTCTCGTGCTGCTCGTGGCGCCCGGCGTCGCCGTGGCGCAGGTGGAGCTGTCGCGGGTCGTGGTGGGCGGAGGCGCGACGGCAGCCTCCGGCGCGACGTTCGGAGTCCAGGGAACCATCGGGCAGAGCGTTGTCGGCGAAGTCTCGGGAGGGGGAGGCGCCATCTGCCAGGGCTTCTGGTGCGGCGGCGGCCTGCCGACGGACGGCCCCGTCTCGATCGTGATCGACACGCCGCGCGGGGTCCGCTTCCTCGGGCCGCCCGCCTCGGGACTCACCGTGGACGACCTCGCGGCTCAGAACCTCGTCCGCGGCGTGCCCGGCTACTACCCGGCCGCCAGCCCGGCCAACCTAGAGACGACCTACGACCCCGTCGCGGGCGCCTGGGTGCCGTCGTCGGGGACGGGCGAGGTCCTCGCACTCGGCCGCGCGTTTCGGTGGCGATTCTACGACCACGCCAACGGCAACCCGGACATCAGCCAGTCGGTGCCGCTGCCGTTCACGCTCACCACCGACCTGCCCGCCAACACGGCCGACGTGGTGCTGGACCTCAACACGGGCGGCAACCGGTTCACCTTCCTGGCCAACCCGTTCGGCACCGCCCTCGACCTGACCGGCATCGGCGACTGGCCCGGCGGCGACAACCTGAGCCCCAACGCGCCGGTCTGGGTCTACGACCCGGTGGCGCAGACGTGGGACGACGCGCCCGCCTCGGTCGGCCCCTGGGTGGCCTTCCGGGTCCGTGCGAAGGGGCCACCGGTCTCGGGCCAGCCGCGGACGCTCACGATTCCGGCCAGCGCATCCGTCTCGGCCCTGCGCGCGCCCGTGGCGGCCCGCACGGAGGACGTGACGAGTCCGGGCTCGGCAGTCAGCCCAGCCGCATCGCCGCGTCTGGCGTTCACCCTCGATGGCACGGCGGCTGACGGACGCCCACTCGCCGACCGCGCGTTCACGGTCGTGTTCGAGGAAGACGCGCGCGCCGGGTTCGACGAGGCCGAGGACGCCGAAAAACTCCAGGTGCCCGCCGACACCTACGCGATGATCGGCGCCCGACATGCCGGGGCGAGCGGCGAGCACGCCTTCGTCGGCTACGACGTGCGCCCGTTCGCCGCCGCCGAAATTCCGCTGGCGGTCGAGACGCGAGGCGCCGCCGCCGACCTCACGCTCCGCTGGGACGCCGCGGCGCTGCCCGGGGGGCTTCCGGTCACGCTGGTCGACCTCGTCACCGGGGCCGAGATCGACGTGCGGTCCCGGTCCGAGGTGGCGTTCCAGGTCGCGCCGCGGCCGAGTCTCGACGAGGTACCGCTCCATGAGATCGCGGACATCGAGAGTGGTGCGGACCGCTTCGTGCTCCGCATCGGGGCCTCTGCGGCCTCGTCGGCCGACGAGGTGCGGGAGGTTTCGCTGTCTCCCGTCGTGCCGAACCCGTCGGCCGGGCTGGTGCGGGTCGCGTTCGCGGTGCCCGAGGCGGGCCGGGTGCGGTTGGCGGTCTACGACGTGCGGGGCCGCGAGGTGGCCGTCCTGGCCGACGGCGAGGTGGCGGCCGGACGTCACGAGACGCTGCTGGATGGCACGGCGCTGGCCGCGGGCGTCTACGTGGTCCGGCTGGAGGCGGGCGGGCAGCGTCTCACGCGGCAGGCCGTCGTCATGCGGTAG
- the fabF gene encoding beta-ketoacyl-ACP synthase II gives MSFSDRRVVVTGLGALTPIGHSVPAFWDAMMEGRSGAAPITHFDASEYPTTFACEVTDFDPGDYLDRKEARRLDPFAQYAIVAADEALADAGIDPSSMSEEERTGIGVIVGSGIGGMKLFQDQVVQYAAHGPRRLSPFFVPMMIIDMAPGLISMRHGLHGPNYATVSACATSNNAIGDAWMVIKAGLADTVVAGGTDASITEVGLGGFGNMKALSTRNDDPQGASRPFDAARDGFVMGEGAGALILEDYDHAVARGARIYAEVAGVGMSADAHHISAPHPEGLGARLAMRQALQTAGITPEDVDYLNMHGTSTPLGDVAETKAIKTVFGEHAYQMNLSSTKSMTGHLLGAAGAVEAVASILAIQHGKIPPTINFETPDPACDLNYTFNAPQERDVKVALSNAFGFGGHNTCIVFKKVEDAA, from the coding sequence ATGTCGTTCTCCGACCGCCGCGTCGTCGTCACCGGCCTCGGCGCACTCACGCCCATCGGCCACTCGGTCCCCGCCTTCTGGGACGCCATGATGGAGGGCCGCAGCGGTGCGGCGCCCATCACGCACTTCGACGCCAGCGAGTACCCGACCACGTTCGCCTGTGAGGTGACGGACTTCGACCCGGGGGACTACCTCGACCGCAAGGAGGCCCGCCGCCTCGACCCGTTCGCCCAGTACGCCATCGTCGCCGCCGACGAGGCGCTGGCCGACGCGGGCATCGACCCCTCCAGCATGTCGGAGGAGGAGCGGACGGGGATCGGCGTGATCGTGGGGTCGGGCATCGGTGGGATGAAGCTGTTCCAGGACCAGGTGGTGCAGTACGCCGCGCACGGTCCGCGTCGCCTGAGCCCGTTCTTCGTGCCGATGATGATCATCGACATGGCGCCGGGCTTGATCTCGATGCGGCACGGCCTCCACGGGCCCAACTACGCGACGGTCTCGGCGTGCGCCACGTCCAACAACGCCATTGGTGACGCCTGGATGGTGATCAAGGCCGGGCTCGCGGATACGGTGGTGGCGGGCGGCACCGATGCCTCCATCACGGAGGTCGGGCTGGGCGGCTTCGGCAACATGAAGGCGCTCTCAACGCGCAACGACGATCCCCAGGGCGCCAGCCGCCCGTTCGACGCGGCCCGCGACGGCTTCGTGATGGGCGAGGGCGCGGGCGCGCTCATCCTGGAGGACTACGACCACGCGGTCGCCCGCGGGGCCCGCATCTACGCCGAGGTGGCAGGCGTTGGCATGAGCGCCGACGCGCACCACATCTCGGCGCCTCACCCGGAAGGCCTCGGCGCGCGGCTCGCGATGCGGCAGGCGCTCCAGACGGCGGGCATCACGCCCGAGGACGTCGACTACCTCAACATGCACGGCACGAGCACGCCGCTGGGCGATGTGGCGGAGACGAAGGCCATCAAGACGGTCTTCGGCGAGCACGCCTACCAGATGAACCTCTCGTCCACGAAGTCGATGACGGGCCACCTGCTGGGTGCCGCGGGAGCCGTCGAGGCGGTGGCGTCCATCCTGGCCATCCAGCACGGCAAAATCCCGCCGACGATCAACTTCGAGACGCCGGACCCGGCCTGCGACCTCAACTACACGTTCAACGCGCCCCAGGAGCGCGACGTCAAGGTGGCGCTCTCGAACGCGTTCGGCTTCGGCGGCCACAACACGTGCATCGTGTTCAAGAAGGTCGAAGACGCGGCGTAG
- a CDS encoding acyl carrier protein, with amino-acid sequence MADASTEQRIKEIIVEKLGVDMADITPEASFTNDLGADSLDTVELIMEFEKEFDMTIPDEDAEQIATVGDAISYVSKQQDA; translated from the coding sequence ATGGCTGACGCGTCCACCGAACAGCGAATCAAGGAGATCATCGTCGAGAAGCTCGGCGTCGACATGGCCGACATCACGCCCGAAGCCTCGTTCACCAACGACCTCGGTGCCGACTCCCTCGACACGGTCGAGCTGATCATGGAGTTCGAGAAAGAGTTCGACATGACCATCCCCGACGAGGACGCCGAGCAGATCGCGACCGTCGGCGATGCGATCTCGTACGTCAGCAAGCAGCAGGACGCGTAG
- the metK gene encoding methionine adenosyltransferase, with the protein MAILFTSESVSEGHPDKVSDQISDALLDAFLAGDPASRCAIETLCTTGLVVVSGEVTSDTYVDVQEVVRTTIEEIGYTDPMLQFDARSCGVLVSIHEQSADIAQGVDDDQGLHVEQGAGDQGMMFGYATREDEETLMPLALMLSHRLVQRLAEIRKAGEVMTYLRPDAKSQVTIEYEADGRTPKRIHTVVISTQHDEINPEDDDATLAQIKADVREHVLPAVLPEGMVDDGLILHVNPTGTFVIGGPHGDTGLTGRKIIVDTYGGKGAHGGGAFSGKDPSKVDRSAAYATRHVAKNLVAAGLADEALVQVAYAIGVADPVSIRVETNGTGKGLTDAQLADLVTEVVDLRPAAIISRFGLIDPDAETRPTYRNTAAYGHFGRDEFPWERLDLVDALTEAAQA; encoded by the coding sequence ATGGCGATCCTCTTCACCTCCGAGTCCGTCTCCGAAGGCCACCCGGACAAAGTCTCGGACCAGATCTCCGACGCCCTCCTCGACGCCTTCCTCGCAGGCGACCCCGCCAGCCGCTGCGCCATCGAGACGCTCTGCACGACGGGCCTCGTCGTGGTCTCGGGCGAGGTCACGAGCGACACCTACGTCGACGTGCAGGAGGTCGTCCGCACGACCATCGAGGAGATCGGCTACACCGACCCGATGCTCCAGTTCGACGCCCGCTCCTGTGGCGTGCTGGTCTCGATCCACGAGCAGTCGGCCGACATCGCGCAGGGCGTCGACGACGACCAGGGCCTCCACGTGGAGCAGGGCGCCGGTGACCAGGGCATGATGTTCGGCTACGCGACCCGCGAGGACGAGGAGACGCTGATGCCGCTCGCGCTGATGCTCTCGCACCGCCTCGTGCAGCGGCTCGCCGAGATCCGCAAGGCGGGCGAGGTGATGACCTACCTCCGGCCCGACGCGAAGAGCCAGGTCACCATCGAGTACGAAGCCGACGGCCGGACGCCCAAGCGCATCCACACCGTCGTCATCTCGACCCAGCACGACGAGATCAACCCCGAGGACGACGACGCGACGCTCGCCCAGATCAAGGCCGACGTCCGCGAGCACGTCCTGCCGGCGGTCCTGCCCGAGGGCATGGTCGATGACGGCCTCATCCTGCACGTCAACCCGACGGGCACCTTCGTGATCGGCGGGCCGCACGGCGACACGGGGCTCACGGGCCGCAAGATCATCGTCGACACGTACGGCGGGAAGGGCGCCCACGGCGGCGGTGCCTTCTCCGGCAAGGACCCCTCCAAGGTGGACCGCTCGGCGGCCTACGCCACGCGCCACGTCGCCAAGAATCTGGTCGCGGCCGGGCTGGCCGACGAGGCCCTCGTGCAGGTCGCCTACGCGATCGGCGTCGCCGACCCGGTCTCGATCCGCGTCGAGACCAACGGCACCGGCAAGGGCCTCACCGACGCCCAGCTGGCCGACCTCGTGACCGAGGTCGTCGACCTCCGCCCGGCGGCCATCATCTCGCGCTTCGGCCTGATCGACCCCGATGCCGAGACGCGGCCGACGTACCGCAACACGGCGGCTTACGGCCACTTCGGCCGCGACGAGTTCCCGTGGGAGCGCCTCGACCTGGTCGACGCCCTCACCGAGGCGGCCCAGGCCTAG
- a CDS encoding TonB-dependent receptor plug domain-containing protein encodes MSHTSPLGRFALLFVVFLFVGCGSGNGVRENRDPNVVTAADTDGQALARVEDMLRGQVAGVQVRQEAGNLVIRIRGTESIRADGNADPLFVIDGIAVPLGVGGALQGINPRDVASIRVLKNASETAMYGSRGANGVILITTVRPDSGGHDGSGAGS; translated from the coding sequence ATGTCGCACACTTCGCCTCTGGGGCGTTTCGCCCTCCTGTTCGTCGTTTTCCTGTTCGTCGGCTGTGGGTCGGGCAACGGGGTCCGCGAGAATCGCGATCCCAACGTGGTCACGGCGGCCGACACGGACGGCCAGGCGCTGGCGCGTGTCGAGGACATGCTGCGCGGGCAGGTCGCGGGCGTACAGGTCCGCCAGGAAGCAGGCAACCTCGTCATCCGGATCCGCGGCACCGAGAGCATCCGAGCCGACGGCAACGCGGACCCTCTGTTCGTGATCGACGGGATCGCGGTTCCGCTCGGGGTGGGGGGCGCGCTCCAGGGCATCAACCCGCGCGACGTCGCCAGCATCCGTGTGCTGAAGAACGCCAGCGAGACCGCCATGTATGGGTCGCGTGGGGCCAACGGGGTCATCCTGATCACGACCGTCCGGCCGGACTCAGGAGGGCACGACGGCTCGGGCGCCGGGTCCTGA
- a CDS encoding T9SS type A sorting domain-containing protein: protein MLAVTRRLVLAFVFVGGGVVAQPAAEIDPAALLATDDYFGWKVDVSADYALIGAYRASENGVRSGVAFVYAWTETGWVLDGTLVPDDAAADDLFGAAVSLSGDRALVGAFANGDDGALSGSAYVFVRTASGWEQEAKLTASDAEAGDYFGYALSLSGDRALVGALADDDEGTDSGAAYVFVRSGTTWTEEVKLTALDADVDDFFGFSVSLSGDRALIGAYRDDDGGDRTGSAYVFVRSGTTWSQEAKLTASDAQPVDLFGRAVSLSGDRALVGSYFNDNPARKSGAAYVFARSGSTWTEEAKLAPDDRGIDQEFGISVAISGDRALVGSRRAGLGPGTGAAYVFARTGATWAQEADLFAPRLDSLHALGQSVAISGDRVLVGAPGASDDGDRSGAVYSFARVGAHWPVDARLIRPAVTPYVSTVIDGRLGLRYLGPPASGVTVDDLAAQNLVRGVTGYYPGARAPNLWTTFDAASNTWAPAAGTGEELALGRAFRWQMYDRAQGNPRVSVGVEFPFVLTTDRPANTTDVTVELDTAGTRFTYLANPFATDLDLTGIASWPGGTNVSPNAPVWVWDPETRLWVDAPAAIGPWEAFRVKAKGPRTNGAARTLTIPAWAAGLAARPAAPVSDARLPSPEAETVTLLPVAPNPSVGGARVAFELSEPGTVRLTVLDVQGRTVAVLADGAVAAGRHEARLSATLAAGVYVVRLEAAGQVVARRAVVAR, encoded by the coding sequence ATGCTCGCCGTCACCCGTCGCCTCGTGCTCGCGTTCGTTTTTGTCGGCGGAGGTGTCGTCGCGCAACCGGCCGCGGAGATCGACCCGGCCGCGCTCCTGGCCACCGACGATTACTTCGGCTGGAAGGTGGACGTGTCGGCAGACTATGCGCTCATCGGGGCGTATCGGGCGTCCGAGAACGGCGTGCGGAGCGGCGTCGCGTTCGTCTACGCCTGGACGGAGACCGGATGGGTGCTAGACGGCACGCTCGTCCCCGACGATGCGGCGGCGGACGACCTGTTCGGAGCGGCCGTCTCGCTCTCGGGCGACCGGGCGCTCGTCGGCGCATTCGCCAATGGTGACGACGGGGCGCTGAGCGGCTCGGCCTACGTCTTCGTGCGCACGGCCTCGGGCTGGGAGCAGGAGGCCAAGCTGACCGCCAGCGATGCCGAGGCGGGGGACTACTTCGGATACGCGCTCTCGCTCTCGGGCGACCGGGCGCTCGTCGGCGCGCTCGCAGACGACGATGAGGGGACCGATAGCGGCGCCGCCTACGTGTTCGTGCGCTCCGGCACGACCTGGACCGAGGAGGTCAAGCTGACGGCTCTCGACGCGGACGTGGACGACTTCTTCGGCTTCTCCGTCTCGCTCTCCGGCGATCGCGCGCTCATCGGTGCCTACCGCGACGACGACGGCGGCGACCGCACCGGCTCGGCGTACGTGTTCGTCCGCTCCGGCACGACGTGGAGCCAGGAGGCCAAGCTCACCGCCTCGGACGCGCAGCCCGTCGACCTCTTCGGGCGCGCCGTCTCGCTCTCGGGCGACCGCGCGCTGGTCGGGTCCTACTTCAACGACAACCCGGCGCGGAAGAGCGGCGCCGCCTACGTGTTCGCGCGCTCCGGGTCGACGTGGACGGAGGAGGCGAAGCTGGCGCCCGACGACCGCGGGATCGACCAGGAGTTCGGCATCTCGGTCGCGATCTCTGGCGACCGCGCGCTGGTCGGGTCGCGCCGCGCAGGCCTCGGCCCCGGCACCGGCGCCGCCTACGTGTTCGCACGCACGGGCGCGACGTGGGCGCAGGAGGCCGACCTGTTCGCGCCCCGCCTCGACTCCCTCCACGCACTCGGTCAGTCGGTCGCGATCTCGGGCGACCGCGTGCTCGTCGGCGCGCCCGGCGCCAGCGACGACGGCGACCGCAGCGGCGCCGTCTACAGCTTCGCCCGCGTCGGCGCTCACTGGCCCGTGGACGCCCGGCTCATCCGCCCCGCCGTGACGCCCTACGTCTCCACGGTCATCGACGGACGGCTCGGGCTCCGCTACCTGGGGCCGCCCGCCTCGGGCGTCACCGTGGACGACCTCGCCGCGCAGAACCTCGTCCGCGGCGTGACGGGCTACTACCCCGGCGCCCGCGCGCCCAATCTGTGGACGACGTTCGACGCGGCGAGCAACACCTGGGCCCCCGCGGCCGGCACCGGCGAGGAACTGGCCCTCGGCCGCGCGTTCCGCTGGCAGATGTACGACCGCGCGCAGGGCAACCCGCGCGTCAGCGTCGGGGTCGAGTTTCCGTTCGTGCTCACCACCGACCGCCCCGCCAACACGACCGACGTGACGGTCGAACTGGACACCGCCGGGACGCGGTTCACGTACCTCGCCAACCCGTTCGCGACAGATCTCGACCTGACCGGGATCGCGTCGTGGCCCGGCGGCACCAACGTCAGTCCGAATGCGCCGGTCTGGGTGTGGGACCCCGAGACGCGCCTCTGGGTGGACGCGCCCGCCGCGATCGGCCCCTGGGAGGCGTTCCGCGTCAAGGCCAAAGGGCCGCGCACCAACGGCGCTGCGCGGACGCTCACGATTCCTGCCTGGGCCGCCGGGCTGGCGGCCCGGCCCGCCGCGCCCGTCTCCGACGCGCGCCTCCCGAGCCCCGAGGCGGAGACGGTGACCCTGCTACCCGTCGCACCCAACCCCAGCGTGGGCGGCGCGCGGGTGGCGTTCGAACTGTCCGAGCCGGGCACGGTGCGCCTGACCGTCCTGGACGTGCAGGGCCGCACGGTCGCGGTCCTTGCGGACGGAGCCGTCGCGGCAGGCCGCCACGAGGCGCGTCTGAGCGCGACGCTCGCGGCGGGTGTCTACGTCGTCCGGCTGGAGGCTGCCGGGCAGGTGGTCGCCCGCCGAGCCGTCGTCGCGCGCTGA
- a CDS encoding TonB-dependent receptor produces MSRNATLLGLAALLFAFGAAPAAVAQTVTGTVVDASSGDPLPFVNVVIEGTTRGAATNLDGEYSIAVDGPESVLVYRFLGYITATETVGSRSVIDVRLEEDSDILDEVVVVGYGTQRRGDVTASVSSVDVDDANEGLVTAPTDFLEGRVAGVSVIESSGEPGANVSVRIRGGTSITASNEPLYVIDGIPVSGDNVTPGGAGQATAGPARNPLTLLNPNDIASVTVLKDASATAIYGSRGANGVVLITTKNGAQGRVTVDYEGSFSISQASETFDVLTADEYRQFVTTNFGAGTLAGPDPSLNTGSINSDFVGELFRPAPTQSHNLSFGGGTANTQYRASLSYLNQDGIVISSGLERVTARLNASNQLYDNKLRLSLNLTSALTDDDFVPANDTGGFEGGLFQNAIQYRPVAPVNDPNANDGFYEVPGQRSFRNPVALAEQVDETARTVRTLGNISAELDLMEGLTASLNVGGDRSVGARRSYIPGASPIGAEFTTATTNGGSGYRRTLERSSATLSTYLTYGTNVGNSNFDLLGGYEYQRFNYSETSLQAVSFVTDFTEDNQLQSGSVVVNANNAGPGSFSARAENLLASFFTRTNYNYDERYYLTGSLRYDGSSRFSADNRYALFPAISGAWRISAEPFFDGGTAVTDLRLRAGYGVVGNQGIGDYLYLPLLGANPANSAVLNGIIVPGYAPTQLENPDLKWEQKEEFTVGLDYRLLSDRLYGSVEFYRNTTNDLLLNVPVLASVVASQVQNVGSLRNTGVDLSLDALLFENDNASFTLGLTFNTNQNEVLDLGGANQLFTGLVSGEGQSNVNALLLTPGEEFPVFYGFEFTGDFDNGAAVFNDYEASDLDGDGIVGPLERTLVGTTTAPGDDDRVKIGSPRPDFTYGIRLNAAFGDLGVRAFFRGEQGRELLNNTALVYGTRAVAGNRNVLDLGSDFYATEDIGAAAVYSSRYVEDASFLRLDQLTLDYALGSIIPEVRNARVFVTGNNLFVVTPYSGVDPEVNSNASTDGITSIGVDYLPYPRARTFTVGVNLSL; encoded by the coding sequence ATGAGTCGGAACGCTACCCTCCTCGGGCTGGCCGCGCTCCTGTTTGCGTTCGGTGCGGCCCCCGCGGCCGTCGCGCAAACGGTAACAGGCACAGTCGTGGACGCCTCCTCTGGCGACCCCCTGCCCTTCGTCAACGTCGTCATCGAAGGCACCACGCGCGGCGCCGCGACCAACCTCGACGGCGAGTACTCGATCGCGGTGGACGGCCCCGAGTCGGTCCTCGTCTACCGCTTCCTCGGCTACATCACGGCAACCGAGACGGTCGGCAGCCGCTCCGTCATCGACGTGCGCCTCGAAGAGGACTCCGACATCCTCGACGAGGTCGTCGTGGTCGGCTACGGCACGCAGCGTCGCGGCGACGTGACGGCCTCGGTGTCGTCGGTTGATGTCGACGACGCCAACGAGGGGCTGGTGACCGCCCCGACGGACTTCCTGGAAGGCCGGGTGGCGGGTGTGAGCGTGATCGAGAGCTCGGGCGAGCCCGGCGCGAACGTCTCCGTCCGGATCCGTGGCGGCACGTCCATCACGGCGTCCAACGAGCCGCTCTATGTCATCGACGGCATCCCGGTCTCGGGCGACAACGTCACGCCCGGAGGCGCAGGCCAGGCCACGGCCGGCCCGGCGCGCAACCCGCTGACGCTGCTCAACCCGAACGACATCGCGTCGGTGACGGTCCTCAAGGACGCCTCCGCGACGGCCATCTACGGCTCGCGCGGCGCCAACGGCGTGGTCCTGATCACGACCAAGAACGGGGCTCAGGGCCGCGTCACGGTCGACTATGAGGGCTCGTTCTCGATCTCGCAGGCCAGCGAGACGTTCGACGTGCTCACGGCCGACGAGTACCGCCAGTTCGTGACGACCAACTTCGGCGCGGGGACCCTCGCCGGTCCCGATCCATCGCTCAACACGGGCTCGATCAACAGCGACTTCGTCGGGGAGCTCTTCCGGCCTGCACCGACGCAGTCCCACAACCTGTCGTTCGGCGGCGGCACCGCGAACACGCAGTACCGCGCCAGCCTGAGCTACCTCAACCAGGACGGCATCGTGATCTCGTCCGGGCTGGAGCGCGTGACCGCGCGCCTCAACGCGAGCAACCAGCTCTACGACAACAAGCTGCGGCTGAGCCTCAACCTGACGAGCGCCCTCACCGACGACGACTTCGTGCCGGCCAACGACACGGGCGGCTTCGAGGGCGGTCTCTTCCAGAACGCCATCCAGTACCGGCCGGTCGCCCCGGTCAACGACCCGAACGCCAACGACGGCTTCTACGAGGTCCCCGGCCAGCGGTCGTTCCGCAACCCGGTGGCGCTCGCCGAGCAGGTCGATGAGACGGCCCGCACCGTCCGTACGCTGGGCAACATCTCGGCGGAGCTGGACCTGATGGAGGGCCTGACGGCCTCGCTCAACGTGGGCGGTGACCGCTCGGTCGGCGCGCGGCGCTCCTACATCCCCGGTGCCAGCCCGATCGGCGCGGAGTTCACGACGGCGACCACCAACGGCGGCTCCGGCTACCGGCGGACGCTGGAGCGGTCCTCGGCGACGCTCTCGACGTACCTCACCTACGGCACCAACGTCGGCAACAGCAACTTCGACCTGCTCGGCGGCTACGAGTACCAGCGGTTCAACTACAGCGAGACCTCGCTCCAGGCGGTCTCGTTCGTGACCGACTTCACGGAGGACAACCAGCTCCAGTCGGGCTCGGTCGTGGTCAACGCCAACAACGCCGGGCCGGGCTCCTTCTCGGCGCGCGCCGAGAACCTGCTGGCGTCGTTCTTCACGCGCACCAACTACAACTACGACGAGCGCTACTACCTGACCGGCTCGCTCCGCTACGACGGCTCGTCGCGCTTCTCGGCCGACAACCGGTACGCGCTCTTCCCGGCCATCTCGGGCGCCTGGCGCATCTCGGCGGAGCCGTTCTTCGACGGCGGCACGGCGGTCACCGACCTCCGTCTCCGCGCGGGCTACGGCGTCGTGGGCAACCAGGGCATCGGCGACTACCTGTACCTCCCGCTGCTCGGTGCCAACCCGGCCAACTCGGCGGTCCTCAACGGGATCATCGTGCCGGGCTACGCCCCCACGCAGCTCGAGAACCCGGATCTGAAGTGGGAGCAGAAGGAGGAGTTCACGGTCGGCCTCGACTACCGACTCCTGAGCGACCGCCTCTACGGCTCGGTCGAGTTCTACCGCAACACGACCAACGACCTGCTCCTGAACGTGCCGGTGCTCGCGTCGGTCGTGGCCAGCCAGGTCCAGAACGTCGGCTCGCTGCGCAACACGGGCGTCGACCTCTCGCTGGACGCGCTGCTCTTCGAGAACGACAACGCGTCGTTCACGCTCGGGCTCACGTTCAACACGAACCAGAACGAGGTGCTCGACCTCGGCGGTGCCAACCAGCTGTTCACCGGCCTCGTCTCGGGCGAGGGCCAGTCGAACGTGAACGCGCTCCTGCTGACGCCGGGCGAGGAGTTCCCGGTGTTCTACGGCTTCGAGTTCACGGGCGACTTCGACAACGGTGCGGCCGTCTTCAACGACTACGAAGCCAGCGACCTCGACGGCGACGGCATCGTCGGCCCGCTCGAGCGCACGCTCGTCGGCACGACGACGGCGCCGGGCGACGATGACCGCGTCAAGATCGGCAGCCCGCGCCCGGACTTCACGTACGGCATCCGCCTCAACGCGGCGTTCGGCGATCTCGGCGTCCGCGCGTTCTTCCGCGGCGAGCAGGGCCGGGAGCTGCTCAACAACACGGCGCTCGTCTACGGGACGCGCGCGGTGGCCGGCAACCGCAACGTGCTCGACCTTGGCAGCGACTTCTACGCCACCGAGGACATCGGCGCGGCGGCCGTCTACTCGTCGCGCTACGTCGAGGACGCCTCGTTCCTGCGCCTCGACCAGCTCACGTTGGACTACGCGCTCGGCTCGATCATTCCGGAGGTCCGCAACGCGCGCGTCTTCGTGACGGGCAACAACCTGTTCGTGGTCACGCCCTACTCGGGTGTGGACCCCGAGGTGAACTCGAATGCCTCGACGGACGGCATCACGTCGATCGGGGTGGACTACCTGCCGTACCCCCGGGCGCGTACGTTCACCGTCGGTGTCAACCTGAGCCTCTAA